The Flavobacterium sp. CBA20B-1 genome includes the window TTCAATTATAAATCTATTTATCAAATTTTGCATTTGGCAAATGAATACGCGCATATTCAACAGAATTTTTCCTTAATTGAAACCTACGCATCCAAAGCTGCAACTATTATTCATCAAAAATCGGCAAGTGGCAACCAACTTTATTACCATATCCACATATTGTATTATTTGGCGAATTTTTGTTTTAGAAACCAACTTTTTACCGATTCTGAAAAATATTTAAACCAAATGCATATACAAATGCAACAGCAAAACGGTCAATATTTCAATATATTTCAGCATAAATGGATTATTTTGCACAGTTTAAACCTGCATTTTTCAGGAAATACAGACGAAGCACTTCAAAAAACAACTACAGAATTAAGCAATTTACCCAAAAAATTTGCTGCTGACGATGTGATAGATTTGCAGCTTTGCGAATGTTTTTATTTGGTAAAAAAGAAGGATCGACAGGCACTAAAAAGTTTTGCAAAATTGCAGCATTCCGACATTTGGTATGAGAAGAAAATGGGTGTTGTTTGGACAATCCGCAAAAATTTAATCGAAATTCTATTACACGCACAATTTGCTAATTTTGAGTATGCGCTTACTCGGTTGCAGAGTTTTAAAAACAGATACAAAAAATATTTAACGCAAGTAAATGAACAGCGAATTCTTGATTTTGTTAAGCTTATAGAGAAATATTTATTGAATCCTGATATTATTCACAGACAATCTTTCAGGGATAACATAATTTTTATGCAGCATCAAAAAGAAAATCAAGACGTTTTTAGCTTAACTTTTATCAATTGGTTTATTGATTTGTGGCAGAACCAACAATTATAAGCCCTCAAAAACCACCAATTCATCGTTAGGTAAATCGTATTCGTATAAAATTTTATTTTCAGCATCGTAAAAAAGCCATTGCGCTTTGGTAACTCTGCCCTCGGTTACAGTTCCAATTCCTAAAACGGTATATTCCTTACCATTGCGCTGTTGTTGTTCAACCGAATATTCCAATCTGTCTTTACTGTCGATGATGTTTTTAAGCAATTCATTTTTAGAATTTGCAATGTAATATTCTGCAATTACATACAGCTCATCTAAAAACGCTAGCGTGTAATTAAAATCGCCGCTGTAATGATAATAAATTTCTTTTCCGTAAGTATTTCTAAAATCGGACACTTTATTTTGAGCCGATATGGAAGAACTAAAGCCAAACATCAGCATGAAACCAAAAAGAATATTTTTCATTGCACTAAATTTTTAACAAGCCACGAAAACCGCGTGCCGCATAATAAGAGGAAGCCCCATTGTGATAAAAAAACACGGTATCGTATCGAAAATCGCCAAATAAAACACCACCTAAATCTCGGATTTTTTGAGGCGTTTCAATCCAGGTCGATGTTTTTGTATCAAAAGTTTCTAAAGCCTGTAAAGCTCGGTATTCTTCTTCATTCAACAATTTAATTCCAATTTCGTGCGCGGCATCAATAACACTGTTTGCTGGTTTGTGTTCTTTACGGGCATCCAAAGCGGGGCGGTCATAACAAAAACTGCGACGCCCTTTTGGGCTTTCCTTTGAACAATCACAAAAAACAATTTCATTTGATTTCTCATCAAAAACCACCACATCAGGTTCGCCACCGGTTTCTTCCATTCTCAACAACACATCGATATTTGAAGGATTTTTTTGCAATTTTGTTTCCACATCATTCCAATCGATATTTTTATGTCGATGCCTGTTCTTTGCGAATCTTTTTTTTAAGGTATCTAATAAAATAGATTGTTCTTCTGCTGATAATTTGCTTTTCATTGTCATGTTTTTTTTAGAGATATTTTGATAACGAATTAAAAATAAATTATAAAGATAAATTTATATTTTTACATTTAAAAAAAATTAAATAGATATGGCATCAGGCTTTTTTGCAATTTTAGACGATATCGCTGCGTTAATGGACGATGTGGCAGTAACGAGTAAAATTGCAACACAAAAAACAGCAGGCATTTTAGGAGATGATTTAGCAGTGAATGCAGAAAAAGCAACCGGTTTTCTATCTTCGAGAGAAATTCCGGTACTCATGAAAATTATGAAAGGATCTTTCGTAAACAAACTGATTATAGTTCCTTTTGTTTTCCTTTTAGAATGGCTGTATTCACCCGCAATCACTGTTATATTAATCATCGGTGGATTTTATTTGGCCTTTGAAGGCGTAGAAAAAATTGTGGAATTTTTGTTTCACAGAAAGAAAAAAGGAGTGGAAGTAATCGAGGAAGCTACTGAAGTTACCGAAGACGGCGAGGCGCTAGAAAAAGCAAAAATTAAATCGGCTATTACTACCGACTTTATTCTATCATTAGAAATTGTGATTATTGCCTTAGCAGCTGCAAAATCGGGCTATGAATCGCTAAAATCTGAGTTCAACCCGCTTCTTGTTGAAATTGTAACAGTTTCCATCGTTGCCATCATCGCAACAGTTGGGGTTTATGGAATTGTAGCTCTAATAGTGCGTATGGACGATGCCGGCTACAAACTGATAAAAAAATCAAAAAGTGAAACAGGTTTTCTGGCTACTTTAGGCAACTTTTTAATTAAAGCCCTTCCTTGGGTAATTAAAGGTTTAGCGGTTGTTGGAACATTGGCTTTACTATTGGTTTCTGGCGGTATTTTTGATCATAACATAGCGTATCTGCATCATCTGCTGCCAAATGTACCCGAGATGCCAAAACAATTCTTATACGGTATTGTTGCCGGTTTAATTGTAGTTTTACTAGTTACAGCTTATAAAAAAATGTTTGGTAGAAAGACAAGTCATTAAATAAAAAAGGCATCTAAATGGATGCCTTTTTTGTTACTCTAACGTACTCATCATATATGCTTCTAAAGCTTGCAGCTCTTCGTCGCTCATAGTTTTAAGAATAGCAAAATTGGTTTCCATCACGTTGTATTGCGACGGGTCAACAATTGGGTCGGCTTTTTTACGCAAAAATGCTATCATGTCGCCATTTTGTTCTTTGTAAACCTTAGCAATTTCTTTAACGCTAGGCCCAATCACTTTTTTATCCACTTTATGACACGAAAAACAAGCTGCTTTGTTACTTTCAAACAACTCTTTTCCGTCTGCAACCAACTGATCTTCGGGACTTAATTTTTCTGCAACATTTTCAGGATACAATGCTTCTTTTTTTTCTTCTTTTTTACCGCAGGATGTTGTCATACAAGCGGCCAACAATCCAAAAACTAAAGTATTTTTCATAATTAAAGGTAATTAATAGATGTTATTTTAAGTTGTTCAACAAAATCGCGGCTTCCTTGGCAAAATAAGTCGAAATCAAACTCGCTCCGGCGCGTTTAATGCACATGAGTTGTTCCATCATGATTTTGTCGTGATCGAGCCAACCTTTTTCGGCAGCAGCTTTTATCATGGCATATTCGCCCGAAACGTGAAAAACGGTAACGGGAATATTTACGGCATTTTTTACCTCACGAACGATGTCGAGGTAAGCAATTCCGGGTTTTACCATCACCATATCGGCGCCTTCTTCGGCGTCCCAAACGGCTTCTTTCACAGCTTCGATACGATTGGCGTAATCCATTTGGTAGGTTTTTTTGTCTTTTGGTATAACTTCTCCAGTTTCTTTTGGCGCAGAATCCAATGCATCACGAAATGGTCCGTAAAAAGCCGAAGCATATTTAGCCGAATAACTCATAATGCCCACATTTTGAAAACCTGCCGCATCTAATCCTTGACGCAAACGCAACACACGACCGTCCATCATATCGCTTGGTGCTACAAAATCGGCTCCGGCTTTGGCATGTGAAACCGCCATTTTTACGAGTGCTTCGTTGGTTTCGTCATTGGCGATATCACCGTTTTTTATGATTCCATCATGACCGTAAATTGAATAGGGGTCGAGCGCCACATCGGGCATTACAATCATTTCAGGACAGGCGATTTTGATTTCGCGAATGGCACGTTGCATCAGTCCATTGTCGTTCCAAGCTTCTTTTCCGGTGTTGTCTTTTAACGATTCATCAACCTTTACATAAATGTTTATAGCACGAATTCCTAAAGCAAATAATTCTTTCACTTCTTCCACCGTTAAATCTATCGAACGACGAAAAATTCCGGGCATTGAAGGGATTTCTACTTTTACGTTTTCGCCTTCGGCAATAAACATCGGAAACATAAAATCGCTCGGACTTAAAGTGGTTTCGCGAACCAAACTTCTCATAGATTCGTTTACTCTTAAACGACGACCTCTGTGTAATGGAAACATAATTTTGTTGTTTTTAAATTAAAACCCAAATTTTTGGATTATATCATCATAAGTTTTTTTCACTTTTTTTGGTGGATCAAATCGATAGCCAGCTGCTAATTTTAACTCGGCAAACGAATCAAATATTTCGCCTTGACTTTCTTTTTCAAAAAAATTAGTGCTATTA containing:
- the hemB gene encoding porphobilinogen synthase, which translates into the protein MFPLHRGRRLRVNESMRSLVRETTLSPSDFMFPMFIAEGENVKVEIPSMPGIFRRSIDLTVEEVKELFALGIRAINIYVKVDESLKDNTGKEAWNDNGLMQRAIREIKIACPEMIVMPDVALDPYSIYGHDGIIKNGDIANDETNEALVKMAVSHAKAGADFVAPSDMMDGRVLRLRQGLDAAGFQNVGIMSYSAKYASAFYGPFRDALDSAPKETGEVIPKDKKTYQMDYANRIEAVKEAVWDAEEGADMVMVKPGIAYLDIVREVKNAVNIPVTVFHVSGEYAMIKAAAEKGWLDHDKIMMEQLMCIKRAGASLISTYFAKEAAILLNNLK
- a CDS encoding DUF4256 domain-containing protein: MTMKSKLSAEEQSILLDTLKKRFAKNRHRHKNIDWNDVETKLQKNPSNIDVLLRMEETGGEPDVVVFDEKSNEIVFCDCSKESPKGRRSFCYDRPALDARKEHKPANSVIDAAHEIGIKLLNEEEYRALQALETFDTKTSTWIETPQKIRDLGGVLFGDFRYDTVFFYHNGASSYYAARGFRGLLKI
- a CDS encoding c-type cytochrome, whose protein sequence is MKNTLVFGLLAACMTTSCGKKEEKKEALYPENVAEKLSPEDQLVADGKELFESNKAACFSCHKVDKKVIGPSVKEIAKVYKEQNGDMIAFLRKKADPIVDPSQYNVMETNFAILKTMSDEELQALEAYMMSTLE
- a CDS encoding DUF808 domain-containing protein, which encodes MASGFFAILDDIAALMDDVAVTSKIATQKTAGILGDDLAVNAEKATGFLSSREIPVLMKIMKGSFVNKLIIVPFVFLLEWLYSPAITVILIIGGFYLAFEGVEKIVEFLFHRKKKGVEVIEEATEVTEDGEALEKAKIKSAITTDFILSLEIVIIALAAAKSGYESLKSEFNPLLVEIVTVSIVAIIATVGVYGIVALIVRMDDAGYKLIKKSKSETGFLATLGNFLIKALPWVIKGLAVVGTLALLLVSGGIFDHNIAYLHHLLPNVPEMPKQFLYGIVAGLIVVLLVTAYKKMFGRKTSH